A region from the Paraurantiacibacter namhicola genome encodes:
- the pepN gene encoding aminopeptidase N has translation MDIARTPSTADGNPHLADAPPEPQEPAIIRREDYTPFAWLVPETHLDFELGLESTRVTATLKVERNPAAEASPVLRLNGDGLKLESLHCDGEDCAGWAMDGDDLLVTLEGDAHTITIVTRFDPSANSQLMGLFASNGMLCTQCEAEGFRRITFFPDRPDVLSTYTLRMSGPKAQFPVLLSNGNEVATGEDGDNHWAEWHDPWPKPSYLFALVAGQLVANRDTFTTMGGRRVDLAIWVREGDLERTDHAMDSLKRSMKWDEEVFGREYDLDIYNIVAVSDFNMGAMENKGLNVFNTKYVLADADTATDGDFDGVEGVIAHEYFHNWSGNRITCRDWFQLSLKEGFTVLRDQLFSQDMGSEAVCRIGDVRVLRGVQFPEDSGPLAHPIRPDSYREISNFYTSTVYNKGAEVIRMMRSMAGPERFRKGTDLYFERHDGEAATCEDFIRAMEEGAGLDLEQFRLWYRQAGTPKIEASVLHSDKTTLLALKQSVPPTPGQPDKKPMPVPLRIAMFDRATGQHRGEQLVIMDEAQKGINFDGFAEPPILSINRGFTAPVTIERDIADADLAFLAAHDDDPFARYEAMQDLVTRHLVAAADNRLDDAAKASAREAIGQALANIIGDEAVDDLMRGELLVLPSQTYLAEQVLLADPAAIHREREGLKAWLGAELEDLFTAMHSRASKVPYSLDAAAKGARKVKVQALVYLAAGAPDVARAMAWEQYRGADNMTDRQGALMVLAGIDGIERTNALLDFYNRYEGNDLVIDKWFSVQAQSLHPNAIEHVKALADHPDFTLKNPNRVRSLYMAFAANPHAFHAASGEGYRMIADLILQLDPINPQTAARFVTPLGRWRRLEPGRSALMREQLERIAKADKLSRDTYEQVTRSLGD, from the coding sequence ATGGATATTGCCCGCACCCCCAGCACCGCAGACGGCAACCCGCACCTGGCGGACGCCCCGCCGGAGCCGCAGGAACCCGCGATCATCCGGCGCGAGGATTACACGCCGTTTGCCTGGCTGGTGCCCGAAACGCATCTCGACTTCGAGCTGGGGCTGGAGAGCACACGCGTCACCGCCACGCTGAAGGTGGAGCGCAATCCGGCGGCCGAGGCGAGCCCCGTCCTGCGCCTGAACGGCGACGGCTTGAAGCTGGAGAGCCTGCACTGCGACGGCGAGGACTGCGCCGGCTGGGCGATGGACGGGGATGACCTGCTGGTAACGCTGGAGGGCGATGCGCATACCATCACCATCGTCACGCGCTTCGATCCCAGCGCCAATTCGCAGCTGATGGGCCTGTTCGCCTCGAACGGTATGCTGTGCACGCAGTGCGAGGCCGAAGGCTTCCGCCGCATCACCTTCTTCCCCGACCGGCCCGACGTGCTAAGCACTTACACTTTGCGCATGTCCGGCCCCAAGGCGCAGTTCCCGGTCCTGCTGAGCAATGGCAACGAGGTCGCCACGGGCGAGGATGGCGACAATCACTGGGCCGAATGGCACGATCCCTGGCCCAAGCCGTCCTACCTCTTCGCGCTGGTGGCCGGGCAGCTGGTGGCCAATCGCGACACATTCACCACTATGGGCGGCCGCCGCGTCGACCTTGCCATCTGGGTGCGCGAGGGCGACCTGGAGCGCACCGACCATGCGATGGATTCGCTGAAGCGCAGCATGAAGTGGGACGAGGAGGTGTTCGGCCGCGAATACGATCTCGACATCTATAACATCGTCGCCGTCTCCGATTTCAACATGGGCGCGATGGAGAACAAGGGCCTCAACGTTTTCAACACGAAATACGTGCTGGCCGATGCCGACACCGCAACGGACGGCGATTTCGACGGGGTGGAAGGCGTGATCGCGCACGAATACTTCCACAACTGGTCGGGCAATCGCATCACCTGCCGCGACTGGTTCCAGCTGTCGCTGAAAGAAGGCTTCACCGTCCTGCGCGACCAGCTGTTCAGCCAGGATATGGGCAGCGAGGCGGTGTGCCGCATCGGCGATGTGCGCGTGCTGCGCGGCGTGCAGTTCCCCGAGGACAGCGGCCCGCTGGCACATCCGATCCGCCCGGACAGCTACCGCGAGATCAGCAATTTCTACACCAGCACGGTCTATAATAAGGGCGCGGAAGTCATCCGCATGATGCGCAGCATGGCCGGGCCCGAACGCTTCCGTAAGGGCACGGACCTCTATTTCGAACGCCACGATGGCGAGGCGGCCACCTGCGAAGACTTCATCCGCGCGATGGAGGAGGGCGCCGGGCTGGATCTGGAGCAGTTCCGCCTGTGGTATCGCCAGGCCGGCACGCCCAAGATCGAGGCCTCCGTCCTGCACAGCGACAAGACGACGCTTCTCGCGCTGAAGCAGAGCGTGCCGCCGACCCCCGGCCAGCCGGACAAGAAGCCCATGCCCGTGCCCCTGCGGATCGCCATGTTCGACCGCGCAACCGGCCAGCATCGCGGCGAGCAGCTGGTCATCATGGACGAGGCGCAGAAGGGCATAAATTTCGATGGCTTTGCGGAGCCGCCGATCCTCTCGATCAACCGCGGCTTCACTGCGCCGGTGACCATAGAGCGCGACATTGCAGATGCGGACCTGGCTTTCCTGGCCGCGCATGACGATGATCCCTTCGCCCGGTACGAGGCGATGCAGGACCTCGTCACCCGGCACCTGGTCGCTGCAGCGGACAACCGGCTGGACGATGCCGCGAAGGCTTCCGCGCGCGAGGCGATCGGACAGGCGCTGGCCAATATCATCGGCGACGAGGCCGTGGACGACCTCATGCGCGGCGAGCTGCTGGTGCTGCCCAGCCAGACCTATCTTGCAGAGCAGGTGCTGCTGGCGGACCCGGCCGCCATCCACCGCGAGCGCGAGGGGCTGAAGGCATGGCTGGGGGCGGAGCTGGAAGACCTGTTCACCGCCATGCACAGCCGCGCCAGCAAGGTCCCCTATTCGCTGGATGCCGCCGCCAAGGGCGCGCGCAAGGTGAAGGTGCAGGCGCTGGTCTACCTTGCCGCCGGCGCTCCCGACGTGGCCCGCGCGATGGCGTGGGAGCAGTACCGCGGCGCCGACAACATGACGGACCGGCAGGGCGCGCTGATGGTCCTTGCCGGGATCGACGGCATCGAGCGGACCAATGCGCTGCTCGATTTCTACAACCGCTACGAAGGCAACGACCTGGTCATCGACAAATGGTTCAGCGTGCAGGCGCAGTCGCTCCATCCCAATGCCATCGAGCATGTGAAGGCGCTGGCAGACCACCCCGATTTCACGCTGAAGAATCCCAACCGCGTGCGTTCGCTTTACATGGCGTTCGCCGCCAATCCGCATGCCTTCCATGCGGCCAGCGGCGAGGGCTACCGGATGATCGCCGACCTGATACTTCAGCTCGACCCGATCAACCCGCAGACCGCCGCGCGCTTCGTGACTCCGCTGGGCCGCTGGCGCCGGCTGGAGCCGGGCCGCAGCGCCCTGATGCGCGAGCAGCTGGAGCGGATTGCCAAGGCCGACAAGCTGAGCCGCGACACCTATGAGCAGGTGACCCGCAGCCTTGGCGACTGA
- a CDS encoding NAD(P)-dependent oxidoreductase: protein MPYLFIFGLGYSAKRIKASVEALGWQVSATGSDGDVDFEDADAVRRELARASHVLSSVPPDRESGTDPALERYASDLGERWMGYLSSTGVYGDAGGAWVDEASPTGTGRRSARAEADAKWLELGARVFRLPGIYGPSRSALDRVRSGKAHRIHMPGQVFSRVHVEDVASGVTAALTGDAPAGAYNLGDDLPASHNAVTEEACRLLGVEPPPLQTMDEAGLSDMARGFYAENRRVANGKAKRVLGWEPEYPTYREGLRSLL, encoded by the coding sequence ATGCCCTATCTGTTCATTTTCGGCCTCGGCTATAGCGCAAAGCGGATCAAGGCCAGTGTGGAGGCGCTGGGCTGGCAGGTTTCCGCCACCGGCAGCGACGGCGATGTGGACTTCGAAGACGCCGATGCCGTGCGCCGCGAACTGGCGCGGGCGAGCCATGTCCTCTCCAGCGTGCCGCCGGACCGGGAGAGCGGGACAGACCCGGCGCTGGAACGCTATGCCAGCGATCTTGGCGAGCGCTGGATGGGCTATCTCTCCTCCACCGGCGTTTACGGCGATGCAGGCGGGGCCTGGGTGGACGAGGCCTCGCCCACCGGCACGGGCCGCCGATCTGCGCGGGCGGAGGCCGATGCGAAATGGCTGGAGCTGGGCGCGCGGGTTTTCCGCCTGCCGGGCATCTATGGCCCCTCTCGCAGCGCGCTCGACCGCGTGCGCAGCGGCAAGGCGCACCGGATCCACATGCCGGGACAGGTCTTCAGCCGTGTGCATGTGGAGGATGTCGCCAGCGGTGTGACGGCTGCGCTGACGGGCGATGCGCCGGCAGGGGCCTACAATCTCGGCGACGATCTACCCGCCAGCCACAATGCGGTGACCGAGGAAGCCTGCCGCCTGCTGGGCGTGGAGCCGCCACCCCTGCAGACGATGGACGAGGCGGGCCTGAGCGACATGGCGCGCGGCTTCTATGCCGAGAACCGCCGCGTCGCGAATGGCAAGGCGAAGCGTGTTCTGGGGTGGGAGCCGGAATACCCGACTTACCGCGAAGGGCTCAGGAGCCTGCTTTGA
- a CDS encoding DMT family transporter: MSAPVADAAPPHTLLRPAIALPFLLVALLWGSTWYVITTQIGDVPAPWAVTYRFMLATPAMFALAAWRAKVLAMPRRAHMLALAIGLFQFCGNFNLVYLSELHLTSGIVALLIGMMLVPNAIFGRFLLGQPITARFVLGSAIALAGIAALLVNEAREAPLGGNIPLGTVLALLAMLSASFANVIQARPSGKDVPLLTLLAWSMLYGTGLDAALAFVLTGPPVMPDQSIFWAGTAWLALAGSVGTFPIYYDLVRKLGAGRAAYNGVLVIVIAMAVSTVLEGYRWSPLAVAGGALAMVGLLVALRGRQMAVKAGS, encoded by the coding sequence ATGAGCGCGCCGGTCGCGGACGCAGCGCCGCCGCACACATTGCTGCGCCCCGCCATTGCGCTGCCATTCCTGCTCGTCGCGCTGCTGTGGGGCAGCACGTGGTATGTCATCACCACGCAGATTGGCGACGTGCCTGCACCGTGGGCGGTGACCTATCGTTTCATGCTGGCAACGCCTGCCATGTTCGCGCTGGCCGCCTGGCGCGCAAAGGTCCTGGCCATGCCGCGCCGCGCGCACATGCTGGCGCTGGCCATCGGGCTGTTCCAGTTCTGCGGCAATTTCAACCTGGTCTATCTGTCGGAGCTGCACCTGACCTCCGGCATCGTTGCGCTGCTGATCGGCATGATGCTGGTGCCCAATGCCATCTTCGGGCGCTTCCTGCTGGGCCAGCCGATCACCGCGCGCTTCGTGCTGGGCAGCGCCATCGCGCTGGCGGGCATCGCCGCGCTGTTGGTGAACGAGGCGCGCGAGGCGCCGCTGGGCGGCAATATCCCGCTCGGCACGGTGCTGGCGCTGCTGGCCATGCTTTCGGCGAGCTTTGCCAATGTCATCCAGGCGCGGCCATCGGGCAAGGATGTGCCGCTGCTGACGCTGCTGGCGTGGTCCATGCTGTATGGCACGGGCCTGGACGCGGCGCTGGCCTTCGTGCTGACCGGGCCGCCGGTGATGCCGGACCAGTCGATATTTTGGGCCGGGACGGCGTGGCTGGCGCTGGCGGGGTCGGTCGGGACATTCCCGATCTATTACGACCTCGTGCGCAAACTGGGCGCGGGCCGGGCGGCCTATAACGGCGTGCTGGTGATCGTGATCGCCATGGCCGTATCGACCGTGCTGGAAGGCTATCGCTGGTCGCCGCTTGCTGTGGCGGGCGGCGCGCTGGCCATGGTCGGCCTCCTCGTCGCCCTGCGCGGACGCCAGATGGCGGTCAAAGCAGGCTCCTGA
- a CDS encoding threonine aldolase family protein — MTSTRQFLSDNAAAVHPKVWEAMRAVDEADAPYDGDRASAALDERFADLFGRDCTALWVATGTAANCLALGTMVQPHGGVACHREAHIEMDEGGAPGFYLHGAKLLLCGGEHAKVTPHTLAATLDPIRDDVHQVQPHALSITQASEYGCIYSGEELAALKGECDARGLGFHMDGARFANAVAFADAPASAVAGPVDALSFGFVKNGGMGAEAIVFFDTDLADVARYRRKRAGHLQSKGRYLAAQILAMLDGDLWLENARAANAAAAEIARGAGARLLHPVQANEVFLQCDAAERAGLRGQGFGFYDWGEGAARFVAGWDAREEEAQALGKAIAAL; from the coding sequence ATGACTTCGACCCGCCAGTTCCTGTCCGACAATGCCGCCGCCGTGCACCCGAAGGTGTGGGAGGCGATGCGCGCCGTGGACGAGGCCGATGCCCCCTATGACGGCGACCGCGCCAGCGCCGCGCTGGACGAGCGGTTTGCGGACCTGTTCGGCCGCGATTGCACCGCCCTGTGGGTGGCGACGGGCACGGCAGCGAACTGCCTTGCGCTCGGCACCATGGTGCAGCCGCATGGCGGTGTCGCCTGCCACCGCGAAGCGCATATCGAGATGGACGAAGGCGGCGCGCCCGGCTTCTACCTCCACGGCGCGAAGCTGCTGCTGTGTGGCGGGGAGCATGCCAAGGTCACGCCGCACACGCTGGCCGCCACGCTCGATCCGATCCGCGACGATGTGCACCAGGTGCAGCCGCACGCGCTCTCCATCACGCAGGCCAGCGAATATGGCTGCATCTATTCGGGCGAGGAGCTGGCCGCGCTTAAGGGTGAATGCGACGCGCGAGGTCTGGGCTTCCACATGGACGGCGCGCGCTTTGCCAATGCCGTGGCCTTTGCCGATGCGCCTGCTTCCGCCGTGGCCGGGCCGGTCGATGCGCTCAGCTTCGGCTTCGTGAAGAATGGCGGCATGGGCGCAGAAGCCATCGTGTTTTTCGATACCGACCTTGCCGATGTCGCGCGCTATCGCCGCAAGCGCGCCGGGCATTTGCAAAGCAAGGGCCGCTACCTCGCGGCGCAGATCCTCGCCATGCTGGACGGCGACCTCTGGCTCGAGAATGCGCGCGCCGCCAATGCCGCTGCGGCGGAGATTGCCCGCGGCGCAGGCGCGCGGCTGCTGCATCCCGTGCAGGCGAACGAGGTATTCCTGCAATGCGATGCGGCTGAGCGCGCAGGCCTGCGCGGCCAGGGCTTCGGCTTTTACGACTGGGGCGAGGGCGCCGCGCGCTTCGTGGCCGGCTGGGACGCGCGCGAGGAAGAGGCGCAGGCGCTGGGCAAGGCTATCGCCGCCCTATGA
- a CDS encoding GNAT family N-acetyltransferase — MADSIEITREDNGTSGAYYAPVEGSEKRAELTWAARGKARIADHTFTPPEARGKGIALELVKALVADAKEQGFTIVPQCPYVEAQFRKHPEWSDVRAEIES, encoded by the coding sequence ATGGCCGACAGTATAGAGATCACCCGCGAGGACAATGGCACCAGCGGTGCCTATTACGCCCCCGTGGAAGGCAGCGAGAAGCGCGCCGAACTGACCTGGGCGGCGCGCGGGAAAGCGCGGATCGCGGACCACACCTTCACCCCGCCCGAAGCCCGCGGCAAGGGCATCGCGCTGGAGCTGGTCAAGGCGCTGGTGGCCGATGCAAAGGAGCAGGGCTTCACCATCGTGCCCCAATGCCCCTATGTCGAGGCGCAGTTTCGCAAGCATCCCGAGTGGTCTGACGTGCGGGCCGAAATCGAAAGCTAA
- a CDS encoding PH domain-containing protein encodes MNEATDLTGQPRRTQPLGLVIGALQGLRSAVFSLAALWFVTRDDLGGVSWAIYAFAGMALLAIGFSFFFSWLAWTRRTYTTGRDDIRVESGIVSRQARSVPYDRIQDVSLEQALLPRLFGLVSVKFETGAGGKEELSLSYLTEAEGEELRSTVRAMKAGAGSVPVAADGEAAEAPEEEEARTLFAMGPGRLLTFGVFEFSLAFVAVLFGVTQQFEFLLPFDVWDPDVWMGWVNEGSERLGGLGPMAQFAGFLAAAVSLILTGLAAGIGKTFLRDWDFKLEDTPRGLRRRRGLLTKTDVMMPLHRVQAIIVSTGIVRRLFGWHGLKLVSLAQDSGNASHDVVPFGRMPEIAPVADVTGFALAGEDTSWHRSSRESRIDGAILAIAIALPISIAIGLALHFLPDVSVKGRVAALPLFFGVLVAAREYFLWRYERHAIDAAQVYTRTGWLAPKLVVGNRVKLQSVEIAQGPIARLRGYATLHCGLAGGKFAIENLPLARARAVREELLASMCATDFADTRKAS; translated from the coding sequence TTGAACGAGGCGACCGACCTTACCGGCCAGCCGCGGCGCACGCAGCCGCTGGGGCTGGTGATCGGCGCGCTGCAGGGCCTGCGCTCGGCGGTGTTTTCGCTGGCGGCGCTGTGGTTCGTGACGCGCGACGACCTGGGCGGCGTGTCCTGGGCGATTTACGCATTTGCCGGGATGGCGCTGCTGGCCATCGGTTTCTCCTTCTTCTTCTCATGGCTCGCCTGGACCCGCCGGACCTACACCACGGGCCGCGACGATATTCGGGTGGAAAGCGGCATCGTCAGCCGCCAGGCGCGCTCCGTGCCCTATGACCGGATCCAGGATGTCAGCCTGGAACAGGCTCTGCTGCCGCGCCTTTTCGGCCTCGTTTCCGTGAAATTCGAAACCGGCGCGGGCGGCAAGGAGGAGCTCAGCCTTTCCTATCTGACCGAAGCAGAGGGCGAGGAACTCCGCAGCACCGTGCGCGCGATGAAGGCGGGCGCCGGCAGCGTGCCCGTTGCTGCCGATGGCGAAGCTGCCGAAGCGCCCGAAGAGGAAGAGGCCCGCACGCTGTTTGCCATGGGGCCGGGCCGCCTGCTGACCTTTGGCGTGTTCGAATTCTCGCTCGCCTTTGTCGCAGTCTTGTTCGGTGTGACGCAGCAGTTCGAATTCCTGCTGCCCTTCGATGTGTGGGATCCGGACGTCTGGATGGGCTGGGTGAACGAAGGCAGCGAGCGGCTCGGCGGGCTTGGCCCGATGGCGCAATTCGCCGGTTTCCTGGCAGCGGCCGTGTCGCTGATCCTGACCGGCCTGGCGGCGGGCATCGGCAAGACATTCCTTCGCGACTGGGACTTCAAACTGGAAGACACGCCGCGCGGCCTGCGCCGCCGCCGCGGCCTGCTGACCAAGACGGACGTGATGATGCCGCTCCACCGCGTGCAGGCGATTATCGTTTCCACCGGCATCGTGCGCCGCCTGTTCGGCTGGCACGGGCTGAAACTGGTCAGCCTGGCCCAGGATTCGGGCAATGCCAGCCACGATGTCGTGCCATTCGGGCGGATGCCGGAAATCGCGCCGGTGGCCGATGTGACGGGATTTGCTTTGGCGGGTGAAGACACGTCCTGGCACCGATCGAGCCGCGAAAGCCGGATCGACGGAGCCATCCTCGCCATCGCGATCGCGCTGCCCATATCCATCGCCATCGGGCTGGCGCTGCATTTCCTGCCGGACGTTTCGGTGAAAGGCCGGGTTGCAGCACTGCCACTGTTTTTCGGCGTGCTGGTCGCCGCGCGCGAGTACTTCCTCTGGCGGTATGAGCGGCATGCGATCGATGCGGCGCAGGTCTATACGCGGACCGGCTGGCTGGCGCCGAAGCTGGTCGTTGGAAATCGCGTGAAGCTGCAATCGGTCGAAATTGCACAGGGACCCATCGCCCGGCTGCGCGGCTATGCCACGCTGCACTGCGGGCTGGCCGGCGGGAAGTTCGCTATCGAGAACCTGCCGCTGGCACGGGCAAGGGCCGTGCGTGAGGAACTGCTGGCCAGCATGTGCGCGACGGACTTTGCCGACACGCGCAAGGCGAGCTGA
- a CDS encoding PH domain-containing protein, whose protein sequence is MDDQTEGSAAQAGPKTETQTDIDRDELTQLDPAYTTVLRIVAALTSLPFIIGALVLEIADLLPTGAIIAPVFLIALMLVLRLPMRRYQARGYRLDADRLRVVRGIWFNSDTVVPFARVQHIDVEQGPLERLFDLATLTVHTAGSHNASVHLPGLKHADATDMRETIRRAIGKEEF, encoded by the coding sequence ATGGACGACCAGACAGAGGGGAGCGCGGCCCAGGCCGGGCCCAAGACCGAGACCCAAACCGATATCGACAGGGACGAGCTGACGCAGCTCGATCCGGCTTACACCACCGTGCTGCGCATCGTGGCGGCGCTTACCAGCCTGCCGTTCATCATCGGCGCACTGGTGCTGGAGATTGCGGACCTGCTGCCCACCGGGGCCATCATCGCGCCGGTGTTCCTGATCGCGCTGATGCTGGTGCTGCGCCTGCCCATGCGGCGTTACCAGGCGCGCGGGTATCGGCTGGATGCGGACCGGCTGCGCGTGGTGCGCGGTATCTGGTTCAATTCCGACACCGTCGTCCCCTTCGCCCGCGTGCAGCATATCGATGTGGAGCAGGGCCCGCTGGAGCGGCTGTTCGACCTTGCCACGCTGACGGTCCACACCGCCGGGTCGCACAATGCCAGCGTCCACCTGCCCGGCCTGAAGCATGCCGATGCCACCGACATGCGCGAGACGATCCGCCGCGCGATCGGCAAGGAAGAATTTTGA